CAATTGCACGCCAGCCTCATAGATTGGATCGCCCTGGGCGGCAGAACCGAACCGCGCAAGAGCTGCCACCGCACTGGCATGTCCGCTCATGACCGAGGCTGCCAGGTGCACCAGACTATCCCAATGCTTTTCGATCAAAGCGACGTCGACATTGGCTTCGCACACCGCAGCGATTTCTGCGGGCACTTTGGTGCCGCGTGGCACAAAGAGGTGGCGCTGTTTGAGTTCCTTCAACCGCGGGCAAAGATCAAAACCAAGCAAACGGGCATGTGACATGGCAAAGTCGGTGTAGCCATGGGTATCCACAGCAAGCTGGCTGGTCTCCAGCTTTTCTTGGCGGATGACACCTTCAATGGCCACGCCCGCCTGGCGCTCATTGAGCACAAAGGGCTGCGCATGGAAGATGCCCCACCGGTCTTTTACATGGGAGTAGATTCCAATGGAAGGTGTGTTGCGCCGAGGATCAAGCCGGGCTTGCCACACCCGTTTGGTGGTCTCCATGGTCATCATGTCAGAAGATGCCAAATCGGACCGCCCCCAGGTGGCGGCAATCGGGTGTCGCTGCATGAATTCCAGCACAGCCTGGCAGGCCTGGCTCAGACGCCGTTCGTCCCGCGCCCAGCGCATGGCCTGGCGAATGCTGGTGGCAGACAATTGCGGAATCATGCGCGCGCATTCGACCGCAGTCAGACTGGTGCCGTGGGCCATGATGCCGGCATAGACCATCAGCAGCTCGTCGGTAGAGCGCGGCTCACGTCCGAGCATGATCCAGCTAAAGCGCACCTGGGCGTCAACGGCCAGAATCACTTCCGGCAATTGAACCTCACCGATGCGGTGATCCAAAGCCGCGCGCAGCTTGGTCACTTCTGGGTCTTCGTCCTCTGCGGGCAATGGCGACAAATGGAGTTCATCATCCACGCGCAGTACGCCACTGCGGGCTGCAGCGGCCACCGCATCGACACCGGCAGTTACTCTGGCCAGCAAAGGCTTCAAGAAAGTGGCAGCCTTGCTGGGTAACGATAGACGGGCATAGTGTTTCTTGGACTCTGCCTGCCAACGCTCGTCCGTGAAGAACAAGCGCGCACGACCCCGAAAGCTCAGGCTGTGCTCAATCCAGACCGAGCCATTGCGCACCGCGCGGCGCAGGGCAAACAGGGTGGCCACCTCCAACGCCTGAAACGCCCGTTCCCGGTCTGGGCTGGAGATCGAAACCTGCCAGATCATTCCCAGACTTGGTGCCACCACTTCAACTGGCAGCTTTCTGGATCCTTTGAGATATAAAGCTTGCAGCTTGGCAAGGTACTCGATGGCAGGATGCTCGCCGGTGGCCTGCCAGGGCAGCTTTGCAATGGCGACGAGCAACGACCGCACGGGGCGAATTCCATCAATCAATCCCTCGCGGACCAGGGAGGCCCTGCTCGGTGGTTTGCGTTTCTGGGTTTCGGTGATCAAGGCTTCAAGACGGGCACGCAACTCAGCATCTGGCACCGCACCTTGCGCGCTCAAGGCAACAAGTTCGCCGAGCAGCGTTTTGTACATTGCGGCCCAATTGACGGTAGCGGGGACATCGGCGGCAGCCTGACGCCACAGATCGGCGATCCGGCGCTGCACCATAAGGATCAACTGGTCTGTGGTGGTGAACAGGCAATACCGAAGAAAGCATGCGACCTCCACGGTGCGCGCTGGCTCTTTGATCTTGGCTCCGGCTGAGGGCGGCCTGGAGACAAGTCGGCGCGCGTAGCGGCGCAAGATGAGATCGGGGATGTCTGCCAGGTGCTTATGAACGTCCAGCGTGTAAAGCAGGTCGATGCGCTCCAGTACCTCGCTGATTTGGCGGGTTGAGTGTTTCGCCGGTGCAGCCCATAGCCAACTCTGCTGGGTTTGTCCATCTGGGCGCAGCTCTGAAACTGAGGCTCGCCAGCGATCAAGTGTTGCTGGATCAACGCTGGCGGCGATGGCGGTGCCTGTTTCAACTTCAAGCTGGGCAAGTGCCGCCGCAATCAGTGTCCGAATTGCCCGCTCGTGCACGATCACCAGCTTGTTCTTGTACAGCCATTGACGCGCCCGCACGAGTAGCTGATCGCGGTCGGCGCAGCGCGCCACTTCGTCGCGCAGTTCACGTACCAGTGAGCGGCGCTGGTGCTCGCTCATCCACTGGAATCCAAGGACCGTGCAGGCTACTTGTTGGTGATCGAATAGCGTGCGCCCGCGTTCATACATGGCTCTCAGCGAGGCGACTTCTGGTGCTGCAATGCCAAGCTCGTTGCCAAGGTGGCGCCACAAGGCTACTGGAATTACCCGAAAGGCACCGAGCAAACGCCCACTCATGCGCAGGAAACCAATATGGAGCGCCAGACCAAGCTTGTGGGAATCACCTCGGCGTGCATTGATTGCGTCGCGCTCGGCACCATCGAAGGTGAAAAATGCCTTCATCTCGAAGTCGCTGATATCGCGGGGGAGCCCACGCATCCCCAAAAACGTTGTGTGCCAACCCTGCATCGTGAACCTCAAAAGTGGGAGGCCACCATACCCGTTTACAAAGCGAACAGGAAAGTCAATGAAATCAACGGTCTACCCAGACCACCCCCGCGCCAGTGCTAGCTTTGCGTACCGTCACTTATTGCACTGAAAACGAGGAGACCCCAGCTCCGGGTTCTTGGCCAGCAAGTTTTCCTTGCGGAGACGCTTGCGGCCAGACCAGAGGTGGATGTCCAGAGAGACACAGACGATGCCGTTGGCTTGCGTCTGTTTGATGTTGAGAACGGCGGGTGC
This window of the Variovorax sp. PBL-H6 genome carries:
- a CDS encoding Tn3-like element IS1071 family transposase; protein product: MQGWHTTFLGMRGLPRDISDFEMKAFFTFDGAERDAINARRGDSHKLGLALHIGFLRMSGRLLGAFRVIPVALWRHLGNELGIAAPEVASLRAMYERGRTLFDHQQVACTVLGFQWMSEHQRRSLVRELRDEVARCADRDQLLVRARQWLYKNKLVIVHERAIRTLIAAALAQLEVETGTAIAASVDPATLDRWRASVSELRPDGQTQQSWLWAAPAKHSTRQISEVLERIDLLYTLDVHKHLADIPDLILRRYARRLVSRPPSAGAKIKEPARTVEVACFLRYCLFTTTDQLILMVQRRIADLWRQAAADVPATVNWAAMYKTLLGELVALSAQGAVPDAELRARLEALITETQKRKPPSRASLVREGLIDGIRPVRSLLVAIAKLPWQATGEHPAIEYLAKLQALYLKGSRKLPVEVVAPSLGMIWQVSISSPDRERAFQALEVATLFALRRAVRNGSVWIEHSLSFRGRARLFFTDERWQAESKKHYARLSLPSKAATFLKPLLARVTAGVDAVAAAARSGVLRVDDELHLSPLPAEDEDPEVTKLRAALDHRIGEVQLPEVILAVDAQVRFSWIMLGREPRSTDELLMVYAGIMAHGTSLTAVECARMIPQLSATSIRQAMRWARDERRLSQACQAVLEFMQRHPIAATWGRSDLASSDMMTMETTKRVWQARLDPRRNTPSIGIYSHVKDRWGIFHAQPFVLNERQAGVAIEGVIRQEKLETSQLAVDTHGYTDFAMSHARLLGFDLCPRLKELKQRHLFVPRGTKVPAEIAAVCEANVDVALIEKHWDSLVHLAASVMSGHASAVAALARFGSAAQGDPIYEAGVQLGRLLRTAFLADYFVKDAFRNELRRVLNRGEAVNALKRAIYTGRISPAQAKRVDEMQAVADALSLMANIVMAWNTSQMQAVLDRWSNRRQVIPPELIGKIAPTRLESINLRGVFRFPVDRYADQILPSRPNASITGTNG
- a CDS encoding DUF3150 domain-containing protein; this encodes MNAPAVLNIKQTQANGIVCVSLDIHLWSGRKRLRKENLLAKNPELGSPRFQCNK